The Roseicyclus marinus genome has a segment encoding these proteins:
- a CDS encoding response regulator transcription factor produces MTQPLVAILDDEPQIRALLSDTLTEAGFRTATYGRAADFEAALARSTPDVCLVDLGLPDRDGLALVHRLALESGAAIIIISGRAQVQDRVTGLELGADDYIIKPFDPAEVVARIRARLRTPKAAGQSLDTARFNGWTAHFDRYLLVDASGTETSFSHAEGEVLRLFLEAPKRLISRQQMQESLGGAAGDSFDRAMDVRISRLRTKLGEDPKNPRLIKTIYGAGYIFLGDVVWG; encoded by the coding sequence ATGACCCAGCCCCTCGTCGCCATTCTCGACGACGAGCCGCAAATCCGCGCGCTCCTCTCCGACACGCTGACCGAAGCGGGCTTTCGCACCGCCACCTATGGCCGCGCCGCCGATTTCGAGGCGGCACTCGCGCGCTCCACCCCCGATGTCTGCCTCGTGGACCTCGGCCTGCCCGACCGCGACGGGCTGGCCCTCGTCCACCGCCTTGCCCTCGAATCGGGGGCCGCGATCATCATCATCTCGGGCCGCGCGCAGGTGCAGGACCGCGTGACCGGGCTCGAGCTTGGCGCCGACGATTACATCATCAAACCCTTCGACCCGGCCGAGGTCGTGGCCCGCATCCGCGCGCGCCTGCGCACCCCCAAGGCCGCAGGCCAAAGCCTCGACACCGCCCGTTTCAACGGCTGGACCGCCCATTTCGACCGCTACCTGCTCGTCGATGCCTCGGGCACGGAGACCAGCTTCTCCCATGCCGAGGGCGAGGTGCTGCGCCTCTTCCTCGAAGCGCCCAAGCGCCTGATCTCGCGCCAGCAGATGCAGGAAAGCCTGGGCGGCGCGGCCGGTGACAGTTTCGACCGCGCCATGGACGTCCGCATCTCGCGCCTGCGCACCAAGCTCGGCGAAGACCCGAAAAACCCCCGCCTGATCAAGACGATCTACGGCGCAGGCTACATCTTTCTGGGCGATGTGGTCTGGGGGTGA
- a CDS encoding hydantoinase/carbamoylase family amidase — MSRIPVDPARFLSDLHALRRFGGDASSKGVRRRALTEADIAARDWLAERIEEAGLEARIDPLGNVFGLAEGRSLLLGSHSDTQPEGGWLDGALGVIAALEVARAAKEAGGPPISVVSFEDEEGRFGALTGSSVWAGKLSLEAADRLVATDGTGFAQARAALGDRVGEFVDPARFSGFLEMHIEQGPVLHEAGEAIGVVTGIVGLRQVQVTVRGQQNHAGTTPMAHRKDAFTLAARIATALPERFANIVTPQSVWTIGHIVLHPGASSVVPGRAEFSLQWRDIDADRLDRMEAAIMGLLEDVAAESGCEVTSARLRHDLAPMPMDPSMQAALSAAAEAVAPGRWRAMPSGALHDASNLAGLMPVGMVFVPSIGGISHDFAEDTGEDDLVTGLQVLAEAAARLG, encoded by the coding sequence ATGAGCAGAATTCCCGTCGATCCCGCCCGTTTCCTGTCCGATCTTCATGCGCTGCGCCGGTTCGGCGGCGATGCGTCCAGCAAGGGTGTGCGCCGCCGCGCGCTGACCGAGGCCGATATCGCCGCGCGCGATTGGCTGGCGGAACGGATCGAGGAGGCGGGGCTGGAGGCGCGGATCGACCCCTTGGGCAATGTCTTCGGCCTGGCGGAGGGGCGGTCGCTATTGCTGGGGTCGCATTCGGACACGCAGCCCGAGGGCGGGTGGCTGGATGGGGCGTTGGGCGTGATCGCGGCGCTGGAGGTCGCGCGGGCGGCGAAGGAGGCGGGCGGGCCGCCGATTTCGGTCGTGAGTTTCGAGGATGAGGAAGGGCGGTTCGGCGCGCTGACGGGCAGTTCGGTCTGGGCCGGGAAATTGTCGCTGGAGGCGGCGGACCGGTTGGTCGCGACCGATGGGACGGGATTTGCGCAAGCACGGGCGGCTTTGGGCGACAGGGTCGGGGAATTCGTCGATCCCGCGCGCTTCAGCGGGTTTCTGGAGATGCATATCGAGCAAGGCCCGGTGTTGCATGAGGCGGGCGAGGCGATCGGCGTGGTGACGGGGATCGTGGGTCTGCGGCAGGTGCAGGTCACCGTGCGCGGTCAGCAGAACCACGCGGGCACGACGCCGATGGCGCATCGCAAGGATGCCTTTACGTTGGCGGCGAGGATCGCCACGGCGCTGCCCGAGCGGTTCGCCAATATCGTGACGCCGCAATCGGTCTGGACCATCGGGCATATCGTGCTGCATCCCGGCGCGTCCTCGGTCGTGCCGGGGCGGGCGGAATTTTCGCTGCAATGGCGCGATATCGATGCGGACCGGCTGGACCGGATGGAAGCGGCGATCATGGGGCTGTTGGAGGATGTGGCCGCCGAGAGCGGCTGCGAGGTGACGAGCGCGCGGTTGCGCCATGATCTGGCGCCGATGCCGATGGACCCAAGCATGCAGGCGGCGCTGTCGGCGGCGGCGGAGGCGGTCGCGCCGGGGCGGTGGCGGGCCATGCCCTCGGGCGCGTTGCATGATGCGTCGAACCTGGCCGGGTTGATGCCGGTGGGGATGGTCTTTGTCCCGTCGATCGGGGGGATTTCCCACGATTTCGCGGAGGATACGGGCGAGGACGATCTTGTGACCGGGTTGCAGGTTCTGGCGGAGGCTGCGGCGCGGTTGGGGTGA